A portion of the Fibrobacter sp. UWB4 genome contains these proteins:
- a CDS encoding M48 family metallopeptidase: protein MRMQVSGITVAVTKKDIKNIHLSVMPPDGAVRISAPLNLSDESIKIFVRTKVAWIKRQQEKFANQARLSEREYVSGESIFIFGRQYYLRVEHDRANGFVIDGQNVILTVREASTAQQRENYVNEKLREMLIAEIEKRLPAWEKKTHLKCNGWQTKIMQNKWGSCNPAGKLWFNLHLAHTPIRCLDYVILHELLHLKVRHHNKDYIALLDKYMPFWQDVRKELNDFVLMPMK, encoded by the coding sequence ATGCGGATGCAAGTGTCGGGCATTACAGTTGCCGTTACAAAAAAGGATATCAAGAACATTCACCTCTCGGTGATGCCGCCCGATGGCGCTGTGCGAATTTCTGCACCGCTGAACCTTTCTGACGAATCCATCAAGATTTTCGTGCGCACCAAAGTCGCATGGATTAAACGCCAACAAGAGAAATTTGCAAATCAGGCTCGCTTGAGCGAACGTGAATATGTTTCCGGCGAATCCATTTTTATTTTCGGACGTCAGTATTATTTGCGTGTAGAACATGACCGTGCAAATGGATTTGTAATCGACGGACAAAATGTGATTCTGACTGTTCGCGAAGCAAGTACCGCACAACAGCGCGAAAACTACGTGAACGAAAAACTCCGCGAAATGCTTATCGCCGAAATTGAAAAACGCTTGCCCGCATGGGAAAAGAAAACGCACCTAAAGTGCAACGGCTGGCAAACAAAAATCATGCAGAACAAGTGGGGCAGTTGCAACCCCGCAGGCAAACTCTGGTTCAACCTGCATTTGGCACATACGCCCATCCGCTGCCTAGATTACGTGATACTGCACGAACTCCTGCACCTGAAAGTCCGCCATCACAACAAAGACTACATCGCCTTGCTCGACAAGTACATGCCCTTCTGGCAAGACGTCCGCAAGGAACTCAACGACTTTGTCTTGATGCCGATGAAATAA